The proteins below are encoded in one region of Phyllopteryx taeniolatus isolate TA_2022b chromosome 11, UOR_Ptae_1.2, whole genome shotgun sequence:
- the slc22a15 gene encoding solute carrier family 22 member 15 isoform X2 codes for MDVEEAFQVVGEFGAYQKRAVAVLALTQVYMACQSMLVVLVGATPEFHVEKHDGLVSSVTFFGDVDSIVTEWLLVKRQAYKVGLAGSLFFAGLLLGSFVFGPLSDTVGRRPVYLTGGSVLGGAPGLRDGGVSQLRGVRRVAPPGGSDERRHRAGLLHPDAGVRGQVLLGHDRDADQHDVCGGHRPLRSSGFRHPAVEDPGGGGQHLGGPLLLAVRNASGVSSVALLSQPHPAGTGGQSRGFGGKRRPGDAAHGADERPPRPQPDAAPGGRRRLGGLPAAGEPSSPPPQDAAAHVCLVCVQSGVLRPDAGRRRHVRKSLPERGHVRPGRAACLPALHLLYEQTLGRPEEKFVGFLMFGCIGVPLHRLRPGGCRLVAGRDGVGAVGKTDGQRGVQHRLRVHVRAVPHRAQERRSGSLRHVLPSRRNSRSVCSFHVQGCGARHRHPPNVRELQQSRLAAGVGHSHAVHRLLFERPLRRRSGAPAAGDPERTAGPDAGRTTSRPQPSSGEQAAPL; via the exons ATGGATGTGGAGGAAGCTTTTCAGGTGGTCGGAGAGTTCGGAGCCTACCAGAAACGAGCCGTGGCCGTCCTGGCTCTGACTCAG GTGTATATGGCGTGTCAGTCCATGTTGGTGGTTCTGGTGGGAGCCACTCCAGAGTTTCACGTGGAGAAGCACGACGGCCTCGTGTCCTCGGTCACATTTTTCGGGGACGTGGACTCCATCGTGACAGAG TGGCTCCTGGTCAAGCGGCAGGCCTACAAGGTCGGCTTAGCCGGATCGCTCTTCTTCGCCGGCCTCCTGCTCGGGAGCTTCGTCTTCGGACCGCTTTCCGACACCGTCGGCAGGAGACCCGTTTACCTGACGGGTGG ctCTGTTCTTGGAGGTGCTCCTGGGTTACGTGACGGCGGCGTCTCCCAGCTACGAGGTGTTCGCCGCGTCGCGCCTCCTGGTGGGTCTGATGAACGGCGCCATCGGGCTGGTCTGCTTCACCCTGACGCAGGAGTACGTGGGCAGGTCCTACTGGGCCACGACAG GGACGCTGACCAGCATGACGTTTGCGGTGGGCATCGCCCTCTTCGCAGCTCTGGGTTTCGCCATCCGGCCGTGGAGGACCCTGGCGGCGGCGGCCAACACTTGGGGGGTCCTCTGCTTCTTGCTGTCCGC AATGCTTCCGGAGTCTCCTCGGTGGCTCTACTCTCGCAACCGCACCCGGCGGGCACAGGAGGTCAGTCGAGGGGCTTTGGAGGGAAACGTAGGCCTG GTGATGCGGCACATGGCGCTGACGAACGGCCGCCCCGCCCCCAACCTGACGCTGCGCCGggcgggcggcggcggctcGGCGGGCTTCCTGCAGCTGGCGAGCCATCCTCTCCTCCGCCTCAGGACGCTGCTGCTCATGTATGTCTG GTATGTGTGCAGTCTGGTGTATTACGGCCTGACGCTGGGCGCCGGCGACATGTCAGGAAGTCGTTACCTGAACGTGGCCATGTACGGCCTGGTAGAGCTGCCTGCCTACCCGCTCTGCATCTACTTTATGAACAAACCCTG GGCCGGCCGGAGGAAAAGTTTGTCGGGTTTCTTATGTTTGGCTGCATCGGCGTGCCTCTGCACCGTCTTCGTCCCGGAGGATGCAG GCTCGTCGCTGGGCGTGACGGCGTTGGCGCTGTTGGGAAAACTGACGGTCAGCGCGGCGTTCAACATCGTCTACGTGTACACGTCCGAGCTGTACCCCACCGTGCTCAG GAACGCCGGTCTGGGAGTTTGCGCCATGTCCTGCCGAGTCGGAGGAATTCTCGCTCCGTTTGTTCCTTCCACG TACAGGGGTGCGGGGCTCGACACCGACACCCGCCAAATGTGCGGGAATTGCAACAGTCGCGGCTGGCGG CGGGCGTTGGCCACAGCCATGCCGTTCACCGTCTTCTGTTTGAGCGGCCTCTCCGCCGGAGGTCTGGCGCTCCTGCTGCCGGAGACCCTGAACGCACCGCCGGCCCAGACGCTGGAAGAACTACTTCCCGGCCGCAGCCGAGTTCTGGAGAACAAG CCGCTCCTCTATGA
- the slc22a15 gene encoding solute carrier family 22 member 15 isoform X9 — MDVEEAFQVVGEFGAYQKRAVAVLALTQVYMACQSMLVVLVGATPEFHVEKHDGLVSSVTFFGDVDSIVTEWLLVKRQAYKVGLAGSLFFAGLLLGSFVFGPLSDTVGRRPVYLTALFLEVLLGYVTAASPSYEVFAASRLLVGLMNGAIGLVCFTLTQEYVGRSYWATTGTLTSMTFAVGIALFAALGFAIRPWRTLAAAANTWGVLCFLLSAMLPESPRWLYSRNRTRRAQEVMRHMALTNGRPAPNLTLRRAGGGGSAGFLQLASHPLLRLRTLLLMYVWYVCSLVYYGLTLGAGDMSGSRYLNVAMYGLVELPAYPLCIYFMNKPWAGRRKSLSGFLCLAASACLCTVFVPEDAGSSLGVTALALLGKLTVSAAFNIVYVYTSELYPTVLRNAGLGVCAMSCRVGGILAPFVPSTRALATAMPFTVFCLSGLSAGGLALLLPETLNAPPAQTLEELLPGRSRVLENKPLLYEDDK; from the exons ATGGATGTGGAGGAAGCTTTTCAGGTGGTCGGAGAGTTCGGAGCCTACCAGAAACGAGCCGTGGCCGTCCTGGCTCTGACTCAG GTGTATATGGCGTGTCAGTCCATGTTGGTGGTTCTGGTGGGAGCCACTCCAGAGTTTCACGTGGAGAAGCACGACGGCCTCGTGTCCTCGGTCACATTTTTCGGGGACGTGGACTCCATCGTGACAGAG TGGCTCCTGGTCAAGCGGCAGGCCTACAAGGTCGGCTTAGCCGGATCGCTCTTCTTCGCCGGCCTCCTGCTCGGGAGCTTCGTCTTCGGACCGCTTTCCGACACCGTCGGCAGGAGACCCGTTTACCTGACGG ctCTGTTCTTGGAGGTGCTCCTGGGTTACGTGACGGCGGCGTCTCCCAGCTACGAGGTGTTCGCCGCGTCGCGCCTCCTGGTGGGTCTGATGAACGGCGCCATCGGGCTGGTCTGCTTCACCCTGACGCAGGAGTACGTGGGCAGGTCCTACTGGGCCACGACAG GGACGCTGACCAGCATGACGTTTGCGGTGGGCATCGCCCTCTTCGCAGCTCTGGGTTTCGCCATCCGGCCGTGGAGGACCCTGGCGGCGGCGGCCAACACTTGGGGGGTCCTCTGCTTCTTGCTGTCCGC AATGCTTCCGGAGTCTCCTCGGTGGCTCTACTCTCGCAACCGCACCCGGCGGGCACAGGAG GTGATGCGGCACATGGCGCTGACGAACGGCCGCCCCGCCCCCAACCTGACGCTGCGCCGggcgggcggcggcggctcGGCGGGCTTCCTGCAGCTGGCGAGCCATCCTCTCCTCCGCCTCAGGACGCTGCTGCTCATGTATGTCTG GTATGTGTGCAGTCTGGTGTATTACGGCCTGACGCTGGGCGCCGGCGACATGTCAGGAAGTCGTTACCTGAACGTGGCCATGTACGGCCTGGTAGAGCTGCCTGCCTACCCGCTCTGCATCTACTTTATGAACAAACCCTG GGCCGGCCGGAGGAAAAGTTTGTCGGGTTTCTTATGTTTGGCTGCATCGGCGTGCCTCTGCACCGTCTTCGTCCCGGAGGATGCAG GCTCGTCGCTGGGCGTGACGGCGTTGGCGCTGTTGGGAAAACTGACGGTCAGCGCGGCGTTCAACATCGTCTACGTGTACACGTCCGAGCTGTACCCCACCGTGCTCAG GAACGCCGGTCTGGGAGTTTGCGCCATGTCCTGCCGAGTCGGAGGAATTCTCGCTCCGTTTGTTCCTTCCACG CGGGCGTTGGCCACAGCCATGCCGTTCACCGTCTTCTGTTTGAGCGGCCTCTCCGCCGGAGGTCTGGCGCTCCTGCTGCCGGAGACCCTGAACGCACCGCCGGCCCAGACGCTGGAAGAACTACTTCCCGGCCGCAGCCGAGTTCTGGAGAACAAG CCGCTCCTCTATGAAGATGACAAGTGA
- the slc22a15 gene encoding solute carrier family 22 member 15 isoform X6: MDVEEAFQVVGEFGAYQKRAVAVLALTQVYMACQSMLVVLVGATPEFHVEKHDGLVSSVTFFGDVDSIVTEWLLVKRQAYKVGLAGSLFFAGLLLGSFVFGPLSDTVGRRPVYLTGGSVLGGAPGLRDGGVSQLRGVRRVAPPGGSDERRHRAGLLHPDAGVRGQVLLGHDRDADQHDVCGGHRPLRSSGFRHPAVEDPGGGGQHLGGPLLLAVRNASGVSSVALLSQPHPAGTGGQSRGFGGKRRPGDAAHGADERPPRPQPDAAPGGRRRLGGLPAAGEPSSPPPQDAAAHVCLVCVQSGVLRPDAGRRRHVRKSLPERGHVRPGRAACLPALHLLYEQTLGRPEEKFVGFLMFGCIGVPLHRLRPGGCRLVAGRDGVGAVGKTDGQRGVQHRLRVHVRAVPHRAQERRSGSLRHVLPSRRNSRSVCSFHAGVGHSHAVHRLLFERPLRRRSGAPAAGDPERTAGPDAGRTTSRPQPSSGEQAAPL, translated from the exons ATGGATGTGGAGGAAGCTTTTCAGGTGGTCGGAGAGTTCGGAGCCTACCAGAAACGAGCCGTGGCCGTCCTGGCTCTGACTCAG GTGTATATGGCGTGTCAGTCCATGTTGGTGGTTCTGGTGGGAGCCACTCCAGAGTTTCACGTGGAGAAGCACGACGGCCTCGTGTCCTCGGTCACATTTTTCGGGGACGTGGACTCCATCGTGACAGAG TGGCTCCTGGTCAAGCGGCAGGCCTACAAGGTCGGCTTAGCCGGATCGCTCTTCTTCGCCGGCCTCCTGCTCGGGAGCTTCGTCTTCGGACCGCTTTCCGACACCGTCGGCAGGAGACCCGTTTACCTGACGGGTGG ctCTGTTCTTGGAGGTGCTCCTGGGTTACGTGACGGCGGCGTCTCCCAGCTACGAGGTGTTCGCCGCGTCGCGCCTCCTGGTGGGTCTGATGAACGGCGCCATCGGGCTGGTCTGCTTCACCCTGACGCAGGAGTACGTGGGCAGGTCCTACTGGGCCACGACAG GGACGCTGACCAGCATGACGTTTGCGGTGGGCATCGCCCTCTTCGCAGCTCTGGGTTTCGCCATCCGGCCGTGGAGGACCCTGGCGGCGGCGGCCAACACTTGGGGGGTCCTCTGCTTCTTGCTGTCCGC AATGCTTCCGGAGTCTCCTCGGTGGCTCTACTCTCGCAACCGCACCCGGCGGGCACAGGAGGTCAGTCGAGGGGCTTTGGAGGGAAACGTAGGCCTG GTGATGCGGCACATGGCGCTGACGAACGGCCGCCCCGCCCCCAACCTGACGCTGCGCCGggcgggcggcggcggctcGGCGGGCTTCCTGCAGCTGGCGAGCCATCCTCTCCTCCGCCTCAGGACGCTGCTGCTCATGTATGTCTG GTATGTGTGCAGTCTGGTGTATTACGGCCTGACGCTGGGCGCCGGCGACATGTCAGGAAGTCGTTACCTGAACGTGGCCATGTACGGCCTGGTAGAGCTGCCTGCCTACCCGCTCTGCATCTACTTTATGAACAAACCCTG GGCCGGCCGGAGGAAAAGTTTGTCGGGTTTCTTATGTTTGGCTGCATCGGCGTGCCTCTGCACCGTCTTCGTCCCGGAGGATGCAG GCTCGTCGCTGGGCGTGACGGCGTTGGCGCTGTTGGGAAAACTGACGGTCAGCGCGGCGTTCAACATCGTCTACGTGTACACGTCCGAGCTGTACCCCACCGTGCTCAG GAACGCCGGTCTGGGAGTTTGCGCCATGTCCTGCCGAGTCGGAGGAATTCTCGCTCCGTTTGTTCCTTCCACG CGGGCGTTGGCCACAGCCATGCCGTTCACCGTCTTCTGTTTGAGCGGCCTCTCCGCCGGAGGTCTGGCGCTCCTGCTGCCGGAGACCCTGAACGCACCGCCGGCCCAGACGCTGGAAGAACTACTTCCCGGCCGCAGCCGAGTTCTGGAGAACAAG CCGCTCCTCTATGA
- the slc22a15 gene encoding solute carrier family 22 member 15 isoform X8 has translation MDVEEAFQVVGEFGAYQKRAVAVLALTQVYMACQSMLVVLVGATPEFHVEKHDGLVSSVTFFGDVDSIVTEWLLVKRQAYKVGLAGSLFFAGLLLGSFVFGPLSDTVGRRPVYLTALFLEVLLGYVTAASPSYEVFAASRLLVGLMNGAIGLVCFTLTQEYVGRSYWATTGTLTSMTFAVGIALFAALGFAIRPWRTLAAAANTWGVLCFLLSAMLPESPRWLYSRNRTRRAQEVSRGALEGNVGLVMRHMALTNGRPAPNLTLRRAGGGGSAGFLQLASHPLLRLRTLLLMYVWYVCSLVYYGLTLGAGDMSGSRYLNVAMYGLVELPAYPLCIYFMNKPWLVAGRDGVGAVGKTDGQRGVQHRLRVHVRAVPHRAQERRSGSLRHVLPSRRNSRSVCSFHVQGCGARHRHPPNVRELQQSRLAAGVGHSHAVHRLLFERPLRRRSGAPAAGDPERTAGPDAGRTTSRPQPSSGEQAAPL, from the exons ATGGATGTGGAGGAAGCTTTTCAGGTGGTCGGAGAGTTCGGAGCCTACCAGAAACGAGCCGTGGCCGTCCTGGCTCTGACTCAG GTGTATATGGCGTGTCAGTCCATGTTGGTGGTTCTGGTGGGAGCCACTCCAGAGTTTCACGTGGAGAAGCACGACGGCCTCGTGTCCTCGGTCACATTTTTCGGGGACGTGGACTCCATCGTGACAGAG TGGCTCCTGGTCAAGCGGCAGGCCTACAAGGTCGGCTTAGCCGGATCGCTCTTCTTCGCCGGCCTCCTGCTCGGGAGCTTCGTCTTCGGACCGCTTTCCGACACCGTCGGCAGGAGACCCGTTTACCTGACGG ctCTGTTCTTGGAGGTGCTCCTGGGTTACGTGACGGCGGCGTCTCCCAGCTACGAGGTGTTCGCCGCGTCGCGCCTCCTGGTGGGTCTGATGAACGGCGCCATCGGGCTGGTCTGCTTCACCCTGACGCAGGAGTACGTGGGCAGGTCCTACTGGGCCACGACAG GGACGCTGACCAGCATGACGTTTGCGGTGGGCATCGCCCTCTTCGCAGCTCTGGGTTTCGCCATCCGGCCGTGGAGGACCCTGGCGGCGGCGGCCAACACTTGGGGGGTCCTCTGCTTCTTGCTGTCCGC AATGCTTCCGGAGTCTCCTCGGTGGCTCTACTCTCGCAACCGCACCCGGCGGGCACAGGAGGTCAGTCGAGGGGCTTTGGAGGGAAACGTAGGCCTG GTGATGCGGCACATGGCGCTGACGAACGGCCGCCCCGCCCCCAACCTGACGCTGCGCCGggcgggcggcggcggctcGGCGGGCTTCCTGCAGCTGGCGAGCCATCCTCTCCTCCGCCTCAGGACGCTGCTGCTCATGTATGTCTG GTATGTGTGCAGTCTGGTGTATTACGGCCTGACGCTGGGCGCCGGCGACATGTCAGGAAGTCGTTACCTGAACGTGGCCATGTACGGCCTGGTAGAGCTGCCTGCCTACCCGCTCTGCATCTACTTTATGAACAAACCCTG GCTCGTCGCTGGGCGTGACGGCGTTGGCGCTGTTGGGAAAACTGACGGTCAGCGCGGCGTTCAACATCGTCTACGTGTACACGTCCGAGCTGTACCCCACCGTGCTCAG GAACGCCGGTCTGGGAGTTTGCGCCATGTCCTGCCGAGTCGGAGGAATTCTCGCTCCGTTTGTTCCTTCCACG TACAGGGGTGCGGGGCTCGACACCGACACCCGCCAAATGTGCGGGAATTGCAACAGTCGCGGCTGGCGG CGGGCGTTGGCCACAGCCATGCCGTTCACCGTCTTCTGTTTGAGCGGCCTCTCCGCCGGAGGTCTGGCGCTCCTGCTGCCGGAGACCCTGAACGCACCGCCGGCCCAGACGCTGGAAGAACTACTTCCCGGCCGCAGCCGAGTTCTGGAGAACAAG CCGCTCCTCTATGA
- the slc22a15 gene encoding solute carrier family 22 member 15 isoform X1 translates to MDVEEAFQVVGEFGAYQKRAVAVLALTQVYMACQSMLVVLVGATPEFHVEKHDGLVSSVTFFGDVDSIVTEWLLVKRQAYKVGLAGSLFFAGLLLGSFVFGPLSDTVGRRPVYLTALFLEVLLGYVTAASPSYEVFAASRLLVGLMNGAIGLVCFTLTQEYVGRSYWATTGTLTSMTFAVGIALFAALGFAIRPWRTLAAAANTWGVLCFLLSAMLPESPRWLYSRNRTRRAQEVSRGALEGNVGLVMRHMALTNGRPAPNLTLRRAGGGGSAGFLQLASHPLLRLRTLLLMYVWYVCSLVYYGLTLGAGDMSGSRYLNVAMYGLVELPAYPLCIYFMNKPWAGRRKSLSGFLCLAASACLCTVFVPEDAGSSLGVTALALLGKLTVSAAFNIVYVYTSELYPTVLRNAGLGVCAMSCRVGGILAPFVPSTYRGAGLDTDTRQMCGNCNSRGWRRALATAMPFTVFCLSGLSAGGLALLLPETLNAPPAQTLEELLPGRSRVLENKPLLYEDDK, encoded by the exons ATGGATGTGGAGGAAGCTTTTCAGGTGGTCGGAGAGTTCGGAGCCTACCAGAAACGAGCCGTGGCCGTCCTGGCTCTGACTCAG GTGTATATGGCGTGTCAGTCCATGTTGGTGGTTCTGGTGGGAGCCACTCCAGAGTTTCACGTGGAGAAGCACGACGGCCTCGTGTCCTCGGTCACATTTTTCGGGGACGTGGACTCCATCGTGACAGAG TGGCTCCTGGTCAAGCGGCAGGCCTACAAGGTCGGCTTAGCCGGATCGCTCTTCTTCGCCGGCCTCCTGCTCGGGAGCTTCGTCTTCGGACCGCTTTCCGACACCGTCGGCAGGAGACCCGTTTACCTGACGG ctCTGTTCTTGGAGGTGCTCCTGGGTTACGTGACGGCGGCGTCTCCCAGCTACGAGGTGTTCGCCGCGTCGCGCCTCCTGGTGGGTCTGATGAACGGCGCCATCGGGCTGGTCTGCTTCACCCTGACGCAGGAGTACGTGGGCAGGTCCTACTGGGCCACGACAG GGACGCTGACCAGCATGACGTTTGCGGTGGGCATCGCCCTCTTCGCAGCTCTGGGTTTCGCCATCCGGCCGTGGAGGACCCTGGCGGCGGCGGCCAACACTTGGGGGGTCCTCTGCTTCTTGCTGTCCGC AATGCTTCCGGAGTCTCCTCGGTGGCTCTACTCTCGCAACCGCACCCGGCGGGCACAGGAGGTCAGTCGAGGGGCTTTGGAGGGAAACGTAGGCCTG GTGATGCGGCACATGGCGCTGACGAACGGCCGCCCCGCCCCCAACCTGACGCTGCGCCGggcgggcggcggcggctcGGCGGGCTTCCTGCAGCTGGCGAGCCATCCTCTCCTCCGCCTCAGGACGCTGCTGCTCATGTATGTCTG GTATGTGTGCAGTCTGGTGTATTACGGCCTGACGCTGGGCGCCGGCGACATGTCAGGAAGTCGTTACCTGAACGTGGCCATGTACGGCCTGGTAGAGCTGCCTGCCTACCCGCTCTGCATCTACTTTATGAACAAACCCTG GGCCGGCCGGAGGAAAAGTTTGTCGGGTTTCTTATGTTTGGCTGCATCGGCGTGCCTCTGCACCGTCTTCGTCCCGGAGGATGCAG GCTCGTCGCTGGGCGTGACGGCGTTGGCGCTGTTGGGAAAACTGACGGTCAGCGCGGCGTTCAACATCGTCTACGTGTACACGTCCGAGCTGTACCCCACCGTGCTCAG GAACGCCGGTCTGGGAGTTTGCGCCATGTCCTGCCGAGTCGGAGGAATTCTCGCTCCGTTTGTTCCTTCCACG TACAGGGGTGCGGGGCTCGACACCGACACCCGCCAAATGTGCGGGAATTGCAACAGTCGCGGCTGGCGG CGGGCGTTGGCCACAGCCATGCCGTTCACCGTCTTCTGTTTGAGCGGCCTCTCCGCCGGAGGTCTGGCGCTCCTGCTGCCGGAGACCCTGAACGCACCGCCGGCCCAGACGCTGGAAGAACTACTTCCCGGCCGCAGCCGAGTTCTGGAGAACAAG CCGCTCCTCTATGAAGATGACAAGTGA
- the slc22a15 gene encoding solute carrier family 22 member 15 isoform X3 has translation MDVEEAFQVVGEFGAYQKRAVAVLALTQVYMACQSMLVVLVGATPEFHVEKHDGLVSSVTFFGDVDSIVTEWLLVKRQAYKVGLAGSLFFAGLLLGSFVFGPLSDTVGRRPVYLTALFLEVLLGYVTAASPSYEVFAASRLLVGLMNGAIGLVCFTLTQEYVGRSYWATTGTLTSMTFAVGIALFAALGFAIRPWRTLAAAANTWGVLCFLLSAMLPESPRWLYSRNRTRRAQEVMRHMALTNGRPAPNLTLRRAGGGGSAGFLQLASHPLLRLRTLLLMYVWYVCSLVYYGLTLGAGDMSGSRYLNVAMYGLVELPAYPLCIYFMNKPWAGRRKSLSGFLCLAASACLCTVFVPEDAGSSLGVTALALLGKLTVSAAFNIVYVYTSELYPTVLRNAGLGVCAMSCRVGGILAPFVPSTYRGAGLDTDTRQMCGNCNSRGWRRALATAMPFTVFCLSGLSAGGLALLLPETLNAPPAQTLEELLPGRSRVLENKPLLYEDDK, from the exons ATGGATGTGGAGGAAGCTTTTCAGGTGGTCGGAGAGTTCGGAGCCTACCAGAAACGAGCCGTGGCCGTCCTGGCTCTGACTCAG GTGTATATGGCGTGTCAGTCCATGTTGGTGGTTCTGGTGGGAGCCACTCCAGAGTTTCACGTGGAGAAGCACGACGGCCTCGTGTCCTCGGTCACATTTTTCGGGGACGTGGACTCCATCGTGACAGAG TGGCTCCTGGTCAAGCGGCAGGCCTACAAGGTCGGCTTAGCCGGATCGCTCTTCTTCGCCGGCCTCCTGCTCGGGAGCTTCGTCTTCGGACCGCTTTCCGACACCGTCGGCAGGAGACCCGTTTACCTGACGG ctCTGTTCTTGGAGGTGCTCCTGGGTTACGTGACGGCGGCGTCTCCCAGCTACGAGGTGTTCGCCGCGTCGCGCCTCCTGGTGGGTCTGATGAACGGCGCCATCGGGCTGGTCTGCTTCACCCTGACGCAGGAGTACGTGGGCAGGTCCTACTGGGCCACGACAG GGACGCTGACCAGCATGACGTTTGCGGTGGGCATCGCCCTCTTCGCAGCTCTGGGTTTCGCCATCCGGCCGTGGAGGACCCTGGCGGCGGCGGCCAACACTTGGGGGGTCCTCTGCTTCTTGCTGTCCGC AATGCTTCCGGAGTCTCCTCGGTGGCTCTACTCTCGCAACCGCACCCGGCGGGCACAGGAG GTGATGCGGCACATGGCGCTGACGAACGGCCGCCCCGCCCCCAACCTGACGCTGCGCCGggcgggcggcggcggctcGGCGGGCTTCCTGCAGCTGGCGAGCCATCCTCTCCTCCGCCTCAGGACGCTGCTGCTCATGTATGTCTG GTATGTGTGCAGTCTGGTGTATTACGGCCTGACGCTGGGCGCCGGCGACATGTCAGGAAGTCGTTACCTGAACGTGGCCATGTACGGCCTGGTAGAGCTGCCTGCCTACCCGCTCTGCATCTACTTTATGAACAAACCCTG GGCCGGCCGGAGGAAAAGTTTGTCGGGTTTCTTATGTTTGGCTGCATCGGCGTGCCTCTGCACCGTCTTCGTCCCGGAGGATGCAG GCTCGTCGCTGGGCGTGACGGCGTTGGCGCTGTTGGGAAAACTGACGGTCAGCGCGGCGTTCAACATCGTCTACGTGTACACGTCCGAGCTGTACCCCACCGTGCTCAG GAACGCCGGTCTGGGAGTTTGCGCCATGTCCTGCCGAGTCGGAGGAATTCTCGCTCCGTTTGTTCCTTCCACG TACAGGGGTGCGGGGCTCGACACCGACACCCGCCAAATGTGCGGGAATTGCAACAGTCGCGGCTGGCGG CGGGCGTTGGCCACAGCCATGCCGTTCACCGTCTTCTGTTTGAGCGGCCTCTCCGCCGGAGGTCTGGCGCTCCTGCTGCCGGAGACCCTGAACGCACCGCCGGCCCAGACGCTGGAAGAACTACTTCCCGGCCGCAGCCGAGTTCTGGAGAACAAG CCGCTCCTCTATGAAGATGACAAGTGA
- the slc22a15 gene encoding solute carrier family 22 member 15 isoform X4 has translation MDVEEAFQVVGEFGAYQKRAVAVLALTQVYMACQSMLVVLVGATPEFHVEKHDGLVSSVTFFGDVDSIVTEWLLVKRQAYKVGLAGSLFFAGLLLGSFVFGPLSDTVGRRPVYLTGGSVLGGAPGLRDGGVSQLRGVRRVAPPGGSDERRHRAGLLHPDAGVRGQVLLGHDRDADQHDVCGGHRPLRSSGFRHPAVEDPGGGGQHLGGPLLLAVRNASGVSSVALLSQPHPAGTGGDAAHGADERPPRPQPDAAPGGRRRLGGLPAAGEPSSPPPQDAAAHVCLVCVQSGVLRPDAGRRRHVRKSLPERGHVRPGRAACLPALHLLYEQTLGRPEEKFVGFLMFGCIGVPLHRLRPGGCRLVAGRDGVGAVGKTDGQRGVQHRLRVHVRAVPHRAQERRSGSLRHVLPSRRNSRSVCSFHVQGCGARHRHPPNVRELQQSRLAAGVGHSHAVHRLLFERPLRRRSGAPAAGDPERTAGPDAGRTTSRPQPSSGEQAAPL, from the exons ATGGATGTGGAGGAAGCTTTTCAGGTGGTCGGAGAGTTCGGAGCCTACCAGAAACGAGCCGTGGCCGTCCTGGCTCTGACTCAG GTGTATATGGCGTGTCAGTCCATGTTGGTGGTTCTGGTGGGAGCCACTCCAGAGTTTCACGTGGAGAAGCACGACGGCCTCGTGTCCTCGGTCACATTTTTCGGGGACGTGGACTCCATCGTGACAGAG TGGCTCCTGGTCAAGCGGCAGGCCTACAAGGTCGGCTTAGCCGGATCGCTCTTCTTCGCCGGCCTCCTGCTCGGGAGCTTCGTCTTCGGACCGCTTTCCGACACCGTCGGCAGGAGACCCGTTTACCTGACGGGTGG ctCTGTTCTTGGAGGTGCTCCTGGGTTACGTGACGGCGGCGTCTCCCAGCTACGAGGTGTTCGCCGCGTCGCGCCTCCTGGTGGGTCTGATGAACGGCGCCATCGGGCTGGTCTGCTTCACCCTGACGCAGGAGTACGTGGGCAGGTCCTACTGGGCCACGACAG GGACGCTGACCAGCATGACGTTTGCGGTGGGCATCGCCCTCTTCGCAGCTCTGGGTTTCGCCATCCGGCCGTGGAGGACCCTGGCGGCGGCGGCCAACACTTGGGGGGTCCTCTGCTTCTTGCTGTCCGC AATGCTTCCGGAGTCTCCTCGGTGGCTCTACTCTCGCAACCGCACCCGGCGGGCACAGGAG GTGATGCGGCACATGGCGCTGACGAACGGCCGCCCCGCCCCCAACCTGACGCTGCGCCGggcgggcggcggcggctcGGCGGGCTTCCTGCAGCTGGCGAGCCATCCTCTCCTCCGCCTCAGGACGCTGCTGCTCATGTATGTCTG GTATGTGTGCAGTCTGGTGTATTACGGCCTGACGCTGGGCGCCGGCGACATGTCAGGAAGTCGTTACCTGAACGTGGCCATGTACGGCCTGGTAGAGCTGCCTGCCTACCCGCTCTGCATCTACTTTATGAACAAACCCTG GGCCGGCCGGAGGAAAAGTTTGTCGGGTTTCTTATGTTTGGCTGCATCGGCGTGCCTCTGCACCGTCTTCGTCCCGGAGGATGCAG GCTCGTCGCTGGGCGTGACGGCGTTGGCGCTGTTGGGAAAACTGACGGTCAGCGCGGCGTTCAACATCGTCTACGTGTACACGTCCGAGCTGTACCCCACCGTGCTCAG GAACGCCGGTCTGGGAGTTTGCGCCATGTCCTGCCGAGTCGGAGGAATTCTCGCTCCGTTTGTTCCTTCCACG TACAGGGGTGCGGGGCTCGACACCGACACCCGCCAAATGTGCGGGAATTGCAACAGTCGCGGCTGGCGG CGGGCGTTGGCCACAGCCATGCCGTTCACCGTCTTCTGTTTGAGCGGCCTCTCCGCCGGAGGTCTGGCGCTCCTGCTGCCGGAGACCCTGAACGCACCGCCGGCCCAGACGCTGGAAGAACTACTTCCCGGCCGCAGCCGAGTTCTGGAGAACAAG CCGCTCCTCTATGA